In the genome of Ptychodera flava strain L36383 chromosome 13, AS_Pfla_20210202, whole genome shotgun sequence, one region contains:
- the LOC139147999 gene encoding uncharacterized protein, with translation MCQSSARYDVRAPQDRQLGERFPDLCNTLQQCLPSSSFFLFHDIHPHQRLECTEANVPITVDDSTHVTMPFSDDYDISSAEFKDMVDYQVNNIKISSEEVNDIKLKTKKQSHSKEWVHIRKTKLTASNFGVAIKCKVEPSKYLRNILYTDIKTTAMKYGNLYESIAIKKYIEMNNQMGLDVCVEKIGLWVSLEKPYLGASIDGLVKGDPEGEVILECKCPSSKAGMTVEQACRDKSFCLKIGEEGARLKSNHAYWHQIQGQMYCTGIKCVDFVIFFGEEMSLFIQRIYFDRDWCKTCLPAVDYFYRRAIYPEILTKRVERGLCLYKNMGWEPYAP, from the coding sequence ATGTGTCAGTCATCTGCCAGATATGATGTCAGGGCACCTCAGGATCGTCAACTTGGTGAAAGATTTCCAGATTTGTGCAACACATTACAGCAGTGTTTGCCCTCATCATCATTCTTTCTGTTTCATGACATTCATCCCCATCAACGTTTAGAGTGCACTGAAGCAAATGTTCCTATCACTGTCGATGACTCCACCCATGTCACCATGCCTTTCAGTGATGACTATGACATCAGCTCAGCAGAATTTAAGGACATGGTTGATTATCAAgtcaataatattaaaatatcaagtgaAGAAGTAAATGAcataaaactaaaaacaaaaaaacaatcacATTCAAAAGAATGGGTACACATAAGAAAAACAAAGCTCACTGCATCTAATTTTGGTGttgcaataaaatgtaaagttgAACCATCAAAATATCTAagaaatatattatatacagaTATCAAAACAACTGCtatgaaatatggcaatttGTATGAAAGTATTGCAatcaaaaaatatattgaaatgaatAACCAAATGGGTCTTGATGTTTGTGTTGAGAAAATTGGTTTATGGGTAAGTTTAGAAAAGCCATATTTGGGTGCAAGTATTGATGGCCTTGTGAAGGGAGATCCAGAAGGAGAAGTGATACTTGAATGCAAATGCCCTTCATCAAAAGCAGGTATGACAGTTGAACAGGCATGCAGGGACAAATCATTCTGTCTTAAGATAGGTGAGGAAGGTGCCCGCTTGAAATCTAACCATGCTTACTGGCATCAAATACAGGGGCAAATGTATTGTACAGGAATTAAGTGtgttgattttgtcattttctttggtGAAGAAATGTCATTGTTTattcaaagaatttattttgacaGAGACTGGTGCAAAACATGTCTGCCTGCAGTGGATTATTTTTATCGAAGGGCTATTTATCCTGAAATTCTAACAAAGAGAGTTGAAAGGGGGCTTTGTCTGTATAAAAATATGGGTTGGGAACCATATGCGCCCTAA